AATGCCATTCACAATAACAAGGTCTATACGGTTAGTTCTGAAGGTAAGCTTGTTATCAAGCCGGTGAAAATTGACTTTGTTCAGGGGCAGATCGCTGTTGTTTCTTCCGGAGTTGAAGCCAAAGATAAAGTGGTGCTGAGCAAGCTTTCTCCTGCGGTTGAAGGTATGTCACTCAAGCCTCAGCCAGATAAAAAAATTGTCCGCTGGCTGGATAAAGAGACCGGCTTCACTCAGGTAAAAAAACCAGAGAAGGAGGGTAAATAATGATCACTTATTTTACCCGACACGCTACCGGCGCCAATGTGCTGATGATTGCAGTGTTATTGCTGGGCTTTTTCGCCCTGCCTAAACTGCAGAAGGATACCTTTCCGGTCACGCCGACCAAAAATATCGAAATCAGGGTGAGTTACCCGGGGGCTTCTCCTTCAGAAGTGGCGGAAGAAGTTTGCTCACCAGTGGAAGACGCCCTTGATAAGCTTAACGGTATTAAAGAGCTCAGCTGTGATGCACGGGAAAACCTTGCCATTGCTAATGCGGAAATCTCCGATGGCGAAGATATCGACCTGCTTACCAGTGATATCCAGCAACAGGTAAACTCCATCGGGGATTTTCCTGCCAGAGTGGAACAGGTAACCGTGACTAAGCTGGACAGAACCGCCTCCGTTGCCAGTGTTGCTATTACCGGCAATATGACCGACAAAGAACTGTACGACTATGCCCAGCAGGTAAAAAACCGCCTTAAGGCGCACCCTCTGATTGCACAAGTAAATATCGACGGATTTTCAGAGCAGGAAATTGAAGTACGTATCTCGGAATGGAAATTAAACCAGTACGGCATCAGTATCTCTGACTTAGCCAATGCGATTTCTCAGCAGAACATCAGTACTCCTGCCGGCACATTCAGCAATGATCTGGAGTCCATCAGTGTTCGTTTCGATAACAAGCATACTCAGGTCAGTAAGCTGGAACAGATAGTGGTTAAGTCCAGCGCGTCAGGAAGCAAAATACGCCTTGGCGATATCGCTGATTTACAGCAGAAATTTGTACTGGATGAAGAGAAAGTGCTGTTCAACGGCCAGCGGGCCGCCCTGCTACAGGTTTCTAAAACCTATTCTCAGGACACCCTTAAAGTGCGCGCTGCCATGGAGGCTCTTATCGAAAAAGAGCGGCTTACTGCGCCTTTTGGTACTGAGCTTACCGTTACTCAGGACTCCAGCGTCAATATTAAACAGCGCTTGAGCATACTAACCAGCAATGGTATTCAGGGGCTTATCCTTGCATTTCTTATGCTTTGGGCCTTCTTTAATATCCGTTTCAGTTTCTGGGTGGCCATGGGTCTGCCGGTCTCTTTTCTTGGTTCCGTATTTGTGATGCACCTGCTTGGTTACACCCTGAACATGATGACCATGGTGGGACTGATTGTTGCCATCGGTTTGCTAATGGATGACTCTTTGATCATCGCCGAAAACATCGCCGCCAAAAAACAGCAAGGCATGTCGGATATACAGGCAGCCGTTGTCGGAACTAAGCAAGTTCTTCCCGGCGTGCTGGCTTCATTTGCCACTACACTGATGGTGATCGGGCCGCTGATGTTTTTGTCCGGAAAAATGGGGGAAGTTCTGCGTTATATCCCTATTATTCTGCTAATCACCCTGCTGGTGAGCCTGATTGAGGCATTTCTGATCCTGCCTGCTCATCTGGCGCACAGCCACCTGAACAGCAAGCCGAACCCTATCCGCAGTAAATTTATCGGCTTGTTCGAAAAAACACGGGATCGCTTTTTTATTCCCTTCTCTATACGGGCAATGAAACTTCCCTTCTTCACTCTCGGCCTGTTGTTCATGCTGGTACTGGGTTCAACAGCGCTGCTTCCTGCCGGCCTGATGAAGTTTAAAGCTATGCCGGCTTTAGAGAGTGATACCCTTCAGGCGCGTATTCTGCTATCTCAGGGCAGCCTGTTGAATCAGACAGAACAGGTGGTGGACAAGCTCGCCGTCGCGCTGGCTGAAATTGGTGAAGAGTATGCTGAGAAATATCCCGGTTCAGCGCCTCTGATTAACAGCACCAGTATTATGTACAACTCTAATGTTGACGCTAACGAGTCCGGCCCGCATATGGCCACCGTCAGTGCTGACCTGCTTCCTTCGCAGTTCAGACAAGAGAGCATTAAATATCTGGTACAGAGCTGGAAGAAAAAGGTCGGCCCGACGGCTGATGTTGTCTCCCTTAAGTTTACCGATAAAGAGCGTGGCATTGCCGGAAACGGTATTGATATCCGCATTCAGGGCGGCTCACTGGAAGAGATGAAAAAAGTCAGCCGCTCACTGATTAAGTGGCTTAAAGGCTTTGACGGTGTATTTAATCTTTCCGACGATCTGCGCTATGGCCGCAATGAGTTCAGGGTCAGCCTGAAAGATGAAGCCGGAGTAATGGGGGTCAATGCTTCGCAGGTAGCGCAAACCCTGAGAAGCGCCATTAAAGGCAGCACAGATCTGACAGTGTTTCAGCAGGGCGATATTGTTGATATCTCTGTCCGCCTTAGTGAGTTCACTTATATGGCTAACCTGCAGGGGCTGAAAGATCTTGCGGTAACAGCTTCAAATGGTCAGTTAATCCCTCTTTCTACGGTGGCTGAGTTTAGTGAACAGCAGGCATTTTCACGCATTCACCGGGTTAACGGCATCGATACGGTAACGGTTCAGGGTAATATCAACACTGCCGTTGGTAATGCCAGAGAGATTATGAACCGCTTTAATAAGGAGTTTGTGCCTCAGATTAACAGCAAGTTCCCGGATATCCGTTTTGTGTCTCAGGGGCAGGATAAAGAGAGCGCCGATACGGGCTCATCTCTGGTCAGTTTCTTTGCCCTTGGCATTATCGGTATCTACCTGATCCTGACCTTCCTGTTCCAGAGCTATGCCCAGCCGCTGGCCGTGCTGCTGGCTATTCCTATGGGCTGGATTGGGGTTATCTGGGGACACACAGCGTTAGGTCTGGATTTAACCATACCGAGTCTGGTTGGCTTTGCTACCCTTGCCGGTATCGTAGTCAATGACAATATTCTGCTGGTGAATTTTATTAAGCAGAACATCAGTGAAGGGCTGTCTCTGTTTGACGCCTGCCGCAACGCTGTTCACGACCGCTTCCGGGCGATCTTTATTACCTCGCTGACCACCTTTGCTGGTTTGTTGCCACTGCTGACGGAATCAAGTACACAGGCACAGTTCCTGACCCCCCTGATCGCCAGTATCGCTTTCGGGTTGGTTTCGGCCACTCTGCTTGCCTCTATTGTTGTTCCGTGCGTATTGATTGTTCTGGATGATTTGGGCATCAGCAAGCTAAAGCCTGAGTCAGAAGCAAAAGAAGTGCTATTGACCGAAGGGGAAAGTGCCACTCAGATTTGATAAGCAGCGGCAATCAGGTACTAAAAAGGGAAACCATTCACGGTTTCCCTTTTCTCATTATGCGGAAATCACTTCTTCTGCCGGTAAGGCTTGCTGATTAACCGGTTCAGCCGATGCTCTCGGACCATAACCGTTGCAACATCCCGCCAGAAACAGCGCGGCGGACAGAAGCAGGATAAGCTTCATAAATAACTCCTTTAATGAGTTCTTAACTCACTAACTATAGGAGAGACTATGTGCGTTTTGGTTGCTTATATGTCTTTCCGGCGATCTTATAAACGTCTTTTTGTTTTACATCAAACATGGCGTAGAAGAACCAGGAGACAAACTTAATAATGTCATCACCTTCGTTCATAACATGTTCGACAAACTCTTCGTCTTCGCCCTGCTCGTTTTGCTGAACAGTGACATGGTAGATACGCTTTTCACCGTCGATTTCTGCCAGAGAAAACTGACCAGCCAGTGATGCCGCCGCTTCTGCAACCTCTTCATCTTCAGACGTTTTTAACAGTTCCAGCGCTTTCGGCAGTGTCTCTTCTTTGCATAAGGCAACAACCAGTGCCTCGAACTCTTCTTGTAACATACGGATACTCCAGATTAGAACGCGGCATTGTACACTAATCGCCGATCAGTTTGCCAACGACAGCAGAGTTTCCTGTTTGCCTAACAGTTCGTTATACATAGCAATCTTGGTTTTAAAGGCGTCTAGCTCTTTCTTCGGTACCGAACTTGCCATAGGGATATTCGCCGTCATAGCGTTTACCGGACGACCTTTAATAATAAACTCATAATGCAGATGAGGTCCGGTAGAACGGCCGGTATTACCTGACAGGGCGATTCTCTGCCCACGAGAGACCTTCTGCCCCTTCTTCACCAGAATCTTACTCAGATGCAAAAAGCGGGTTTTATAGGTATTGCCGTGCTGAATAACAATGTACTTACCGGCGTATGGGTGGTTCTTGGTCAGTATCACTTTACCATCCCCGGTGGCATAAACCGGAGTGCCGATTCCCACCGCAAAGTCGGTGCCGTTATGAGGAGAAACCCGCCCTGTCACCGGATGCTTGCGACGCGGGTTAAAGGACGAAGATATACGGTATCTTTTACTGGTCGGGTAGCGCTGGAAGGCCCGCTGAAGGCTGTTACCGTTTTTATCATAATACTGACCATCGGTATGTAAGTAAGCAGTTACTACCTTTCCACGATTGTGAATACGGATTGCTTCAATCTCTTTTTTACCGGTAAGCTCATCACCGACAAACTGACGGTTCTGGATAATTTCAAACCGGTCACCAGCCCTAAGATCACGGGCAAAGTTAATTTTATCTTTTAGCAGCGTGTTGATATGCTCGATTTCGTTGTTGCCAACACCGGCTTTATTAGCAGAAATTGAGAAGTTGCCCTGAATCTCACCGATAACCGGTTGCATGCGCCACTCACCGGGGATGGAAATATCTTTAAACTCATAGCTGCCGTCTTCAAGGCGTGAATATGAAACACTATCGGCAATATTGAACTGTAAAACCATTCTGGACAGTTCACCTTCTTGCGCCCCCTGCCAGAACATCAAGGTATTGCCCGGCTTAAGGGTATCCAGCATCAGATAGTTAAGATCGGTCTCCATGATTTTCATCAGATCATTGTAGTTAAATCCTAATCTGGAAAAGATGGCGCTAAGGTTATCGCCCTTCTGGATTTGATAGTTAAAGTCCGGAACAGAATCAAACCGGCTCTGCTCTGCCTGCTCTTCTGCCGACTGATAGCTCGGCATCTCTTTAAAGACCAGAGGAATGGGTTTTCGCTCAGAAAAGTCCGTTGTCGAACCGGAGAAATAGACAATCGCCGCAATAGGAAGCAGAGTTGCGAGAAGCGCGGCTTTTTTTGAAAAAGGAGAAGTTCGCTTTGTAAACACAAGAAAATCCAATAAAGCTATTTTTAACACAAAGCCGGAGCGTTCGTTGATTCCGGCGTTCCGGCCGTTGCTCAGTCTACCCTATTTTCTGTCGCTTTCGCACAGCACAGGTCAATAAATGAGCAAATGATATATTATAACAATTTGTACTGTTTATAGTGTAAAGGTTTTACAAACTTTTACCCCGCGCATAAAAAAACCAGCCTTTCAGCCTGTCTTTTATACAGAAGTCCCTCGCATAATGTGAGGGATTTTTTTTGAACTTAATTCTTGGTTCACGATCAGATCTTTAACGGACTTAGTTGAGGGTTTTGAGATGATTAAAAGCAATAGTGATTGGGCTGAAGAGCAATTTGGTCATGCTAAACTTGGAGACCCAAGAAGAACGGCTAGACTTGTAAAAATGGCATCAGACTTAGCTCAGCATCCAGGTAAATCGGTAGTGAAATCATCTCATTCTCCAGCAAGTATGGAGGGCGCTTACCGATTTATTCGGAACGACAATGTCTCATCAGACGATATTGCCGAAGCAGGCTTTAAAGCAACTGCAGATCAAGTTCATCGTTACCCTCTCCTTCTCGCGTTAGAAGATACAACTACCTTAAGCTACAAACATCGCTCTATTAGAGCGGACTTAGGACATGTAAACCAAGGTAATCGTTATAGGGGGTTGTTTGCCCATAGTATTTTGCTGTTTGCTCCTGAAACTCTCGACGTTATTGGGTTAGTTGAACAACAACGATGGACGAGAGATATCAAGACTCGAGGTATCCGTCGTAAGGGGTTGAAACGACCTTATGAAGAAAAAGAAGGTTATAAATGGGAAAGAGCATCACGCAATATGGCAGCCCGTTTAGGTACCTCGATGGTTAACGTAATATCAGTTTGCGATCGCGAGGCCGATATCTACGATTACCTCATTTATAAAATGGCGAATCAGCAACGTTTTGTTGTGCGGTCGATGATGAGCCGTCATATAGAAGAAGGCTCAGACAAGCTTTATCACTTTGCATCAGAACTTCAAAGTGTGAAGCAACGTCAAATCCAAATAGCTCAAAGGGGTGGCCGGAAAGCTCGTGAAGTCACTCTGGATGTAAAATATGCAGCAGTGACTTTAAAAACACCCTCAAACAAAAAAGGAGCTCCTATTTCTCTCAACTATGTTGGCTGCTCCGAAATCGGTGATGGAGAAAAGAGGCTCAATTGGCATATTTTAACTAATGAGCCAGTTAATAGTGCAGAAGATGCATTAAAAATTATTGGTTACTACGAAAAACGCTGGTTGATTGAGGAGTATCACAAGGTCTGGAAAACTGAAGGGACAGGAGTTGAAGAGCTTCGGTTACAAAGTAAAGATAACTTAGATAGGTTAGCAACAATTTATGCGTTTTTAGCAGTAAGAATTTTCCAATTGAAATTTGCCAATGAGCAAATCGAAGACGTTAGTTGTGAGAAAATCTTGTCCTCAAGAGCATGGAAGTTGCTTTGGCTGAAAAGAGTAAAGACACCACTTCCAAAGGAGGTTCCAACAGCAAAATGGGCTTATGAACACCTCGCAAGACTTGGCGGTTGGAAAGACAGCAAAAGAAATGGAAGAGCGTCAGTTAAGACGCTCTGGGAAGGATGGCTCAAACTACAAGCCATCCTTGAAGGCTACGAACTCGCTCTGTCTCTTGAGCAGGACTTGTGATCAAGAGACAGGCCTTTCAGCCGGTTTTGCATACTAAGTGCTCTAAAACACAGATTAATGGAAGAAATCCACCTGCTGCTTAAGCTCTGTTGACTGAGTCTGCAAACTCTTAGCACTTTCAGCTGATTGCGCCGTTACATTTCTGGTATCGCTATTTAGCTTGCTTATATCAGAGACACTTTCTGCGATCTCCTGCGAGACCATTGCCTGCTGTTCGGATGTTGCTGCAATGGTTTCCGACTGACCGGAAATATCACTCACCTGCTCCGCGATAGACTGCAGTGCCTCTCCTGCCTGTGCAGTCCGCTCCATCACCTGATTGGCATTGCTCTGGCTGTCGTTCATCAGGGCAACAGCACCAGAAGTTGATTGCTGAAGTTTATTGATGATAGAAACCACTTCCTGTACCGAGGTCTGGGTTCTGTGGGCCAGCGTTCTTACCTCATCTGCAACCACAGCGAAACCACGCCCCTGCTCTCCGGCACGGGCAGCTTCAATGGCTGCGTTCAGTGCCAGAAGGTTTGTCTGCTCGGCAATCTCATCGATCATACGGGTAACGTCCTGAATACCGTCACTGTCTTTAGCCACACTGTCAATAGCAATAGCAGACTGTTCCAGCAAACCGTTCAGGGCTGCCATATCGGTGCGAACCTGTTCCACAATATCCAGCCCTGATTGGCTGTTGCTATCGGCTTCACGAACACTGGAAGCGATAGACTCTACCTGTTCGGCTACAGATTGAGCTGAGGTCGCCATCTCTTCAACGGCCGTTACCACCTGCTCTACCCGCTGCTGCTGTTCATCCGACTGTTGCAGGCTGTTTTGTGCATCCTGATAAACGCTCTGTGCATCCTGATAAACGCTCTGCGCCTGCTGATAAACATCATCACTGGTGGCACGGATGTCACCAACCAGACCGTTCAGCTGACCTGCCATATCGCTCATACCGTTAGTCAGGCGAACCACTTCGTTGCTGGAAGAATCTGTCCCTTTAGCTATGGTCAGGCTCACTTCACCTTTACCGAAGCGATCCATAAATCCGGACAGCTTCTCCAGAGGCTTCACAAGGCGTGACAAGAACACACTGACGATGATAAAAGTAAGTACACCAACGACCAGAGAAATCAATGCAATGGTTTTCAGTAACTCCAGACTCTCTTTCGTCACTTCTGAAACCAGCGTGCCGCCAAGAATTTTCCATTGCCAGCCCGGAACATTTGCATAGGTCAGATAGCGCTGGGCGCCGTTGTCTTGTTTCATCGAATAGAGAATGACACCGTTGTCATTATCAAACACCGGCTTTAATACGGCATTGCCTGAGGCATCTCTCTCATCCTGAATAGGAGCATCTTCAAAAGACTTATCCGGATGGAGAATATAAGCACCTCTCTCTTTACCCTTGTTCAGTACAATGCTGGTAAAGCCGGTATCACCCCATTTCATTGCACTTAACTTAGAAAAGATCTGCTCCGTTGCTTTCTCGACCGGCAGGCCGATAAACGAGATACCGATAAGAGAGCCATCAAAGGTCACAATCGGCTGATAGTAAGTCAGATAGGGCATACCAAACAGAGTCACCTCTGCATAATATGGCTGACCACTTTTTAACTGTTGATAGCCGGGGTGACTAGCTCCCAGCATGGTTCCGACCGCCCGCTTACCTGACTGATCCTTCAGCGAAGTGGAGACACGAATAAAGTCATTGTCTATCGGAACAAAAAGGGTAGCGATTGCGCCAGTATCCCTGGTAAACGCATCTACTAGTTTGGTATCACCCACCAGCGACTCACCAAACTGAGTGATATCCCTTACCTGCTTTCCGGCAAAATCGACGGTTCTCTCTTCCAGATAAACTCCGGCAAGATAGCCATTGCGGAAAGCCGATTCCAGACTTTTAGCACCATCAAGAATAGTGACAAATTCACCTTCCAGCAAAGTGGCAAGTGCCTCTATGCGATGTTGCTGCTCCTTTAATGTTTTATCAAGCAATGCTTTAGATGCGTTCTGGTAAGCCATAACCCCGATAGCACTAAAAGCAACGATAAGACACAATGCAATAACCAACTTCAGTTGAAATCCAACACTTTTATTTTTATAGTCCAGCATTTGCACACTCTTCTTATTTCATAAAAAATGAGACCTGGATCTTATTATAATTGATAAAAATGCCATAAAGAACAGACCATATTTCCTGCAATCGATTACATAATATATTAACAGTTTTTAAATCCAGACAATCTCACAGAAATAGCATTTATAACTGGTACAATCTCGTTTTAGTGGAGAGTTTAACCAGCAAGGCAGCACATTCAGAATATGTTATATCTCTGAATTTTGTCACATTTTGTAGATATGCTTGTTATTCCCTTACCTGGTGAATTATGCATAGAGCTGTGTGCAGAAAATCGTTGTTATTCAGCAGAAACTGGCTAGTTATGCAGCTATTAACATCCGATTATAAGATGAACTCACTAAGTTTACGGGAAACCACCGGGAGTGATTATTCATTTTTATGCTTTGATTTATGCACATAAAGCCGCACAGGCGTCAGATAAACCCTTACATAAAAGAGGGCTTTTTGCTGTATTATCAATAACTTTATGAATAGTTTCTCAGGTAATCTTCACTGAACTTATTAGAATACATATGGTCATATATTGTTCATCAGAATGAAATGACCGATTATTACCCATGCATAATATTCGCATTTTAGTGAATAGTATTGCATTAAGATGAGATTACAGTTAATCTTCGCCCTCGGATTTTTTAAGGACAACATAGAAAAAGCTTCTGCCAACGGAATTGGCCAATATAACAAGCTGTTAACAGAGATATCAGATGCAAAATCATTCAGAGACCACAGAGACACCGCAGAGTAAAAGCACCTTCTGGGTGTTCCTGATTCCGTCATTAGTTGGCTTATTCCTTTTTATGACTCCTATCCCCTTCGATGGTGGGATGACCATACCGGTTGCCGTACTGGCGAAATCACTGATTTCTGTCATTGAAGATTATCTGGTAACCATTGTTACTCTGATTATCAGCTTTATGGCAGTGGCTTCATTACTCTATAAAGCCGTTCAGCCCCCTTTTATTGCTAACAACACTTTTCTGCACCGCCTGTTCAGCCCGTCACCGCTCTGGCTGCTTG
This is a stretch of genomic DNA from Vibrio sp. SCSIO 43137. It encodes these proteins:
- a CDS encoding IS4 family transposase, giving the protein MIKSNSDWAEEQFGHAKLGDPRRTARLVKMASDLAQHPGKSVVKSSHSPASMEGAYRFIRNDNVSSDDIAEAGFKATADQVHRYPLLLALEDTTTLSYKHRSIRADLGHVNQGNRYRGLFAHSILLFAPETLDVIGLVEQQRWTRDIKTRGIRRKGLKRPYEEKEGYKWERASRNMAARLGTSMVNVISVCDREADIYDYLIYKMANQQRFVVRSMMSRHIEEGSDKLYHFASELQSVKQRQIQIAQRGGRKAREVTLDVKYAAVTLKTPSNKKGAPISLNYVGCSEIGDGEKRLNWHILTNEPVNSAEDALKIIGYYEKRWLIEEYHKVWKTEGTGVEELRLQSKDNLDRLATIYAFLAVRIFQLKFANEQIEDVSCEKILSSRAWKLLWLKRVKTPLPKEVPTAKWAYEHLARLGGWKDSKRNGRASVKTLWEGWLKLQAILEGYELALSLEQDL
- a CDS encoding efflux RND transporter permease subunit, producing MITYFTRHATGANVLMIAVLLLGFFALPKLQKDTFPVTPTKNIEIRVSYPGASPSEVAEEVCSPVEDALDKLNGIKELSCDARENLAIANAEISDGEDIDLLTSDIQQQVNSIGDFPARVEQVTVTKLDRTASVASVAITGNMTDKELYDYAQQVKNRLKAHPLIAQVNIDGFSEQEIEVRISEWKLNQYGISISDLANAISQQNISTPAGTFSNDLESISVRFDNKHTQVSKLEQIVVKSSASGSKIRLGDIADLQQKFVLDEEKVLFNGQRAALLQVSKTYSQDTLKVRAAMEALIEKERLTAPFGTELTVTQDSSVNIKQRLSILTSNGIQGLILAFLMLWAFFNIRFSFWVAMGLPVSFLGSVFVMHLLGYTLNMMTMVGLIVAIGLLMDDSLIIAENIAAKKQQGMSDIQAAVVGTKQVLPGVLASFATTLMVIGPLMFLSGKMGEVLRYIPIILLITLLVSLIEAFLILPAHLAHSHLNSKPNPIRSKFIGLFEKTRDRFFIPFSIRAMKLPFFTLGLLFMLVLGSTALLPAGLMKFKAMPALESDTLQARILLSQGSLLNQTEQVVDKLAVALAEIGEEYAEKYPGSAPLINSTSIMYNSNVDANESGPHMATVSADLLPSQFRQESIKYLVQSWKKKVGPTADVVSLKFTDKERGIAGNGIDIRIQGGSLEEMKKVSRSLIKWLKGFDGVFNLSDDLRYGRNEFRVSLKDEAGVMGVNASQVAQTLRSAIKGSTDLTVFQQGDIVDISVRLSEFTYMANLQGLKDLAVTASNGQLIPLSTVAEFSEQQAFSRIHRVNGIDTVTVQGNINTAVGNAREIMNRFNKEFVPQINSKFPDIRFVSQGQDKESADTGSSLVSFFALGIIGIYLILTFLFQSYAQPLAVLLAIPMGWIGVIWGHTALGLDLTIPSLVGFATLAGIVVNDNILLVNFIKQNISEGLSLFDACRNAVHDRFRAIFITSLTTFAGLLPLLTESSTQAQFLTPLIASIAFGLVSATLLASIVVPCVLIVLDDLGISKLKPESEAKEVLLTEGESATQI
- a CDS encoding methyl-accepting chemotaxis protein; protein product: MLDYKNKSVGFQLKLVIALCLIVAFSAIGVMAYQNASKALLDKTLKEQQHRIEALATLLEGEFVTILDGAKSLESAFRNGYLAGVYLEERTVDFAGKQVRDITQFGESLVGDTKLVDAFTRDTGAIATLFVPIDNDFIRVSTSLKDQSGKRAVGTMLGASHPGYQQLKSGQPYYAEVTLFGMPYLTYYQPIVTFDGSLIGISFIGLPVEKATEQIFSKLSAMKWGDTGFTSIVLNKGKERGAYILHPDKSFEDAPIQDERDASGNAVLKPVFDNDNGVILYSMKQDNGAQRYLTYANVPGWQWKILGGTLVSEVTKESLELLKTIALISLVVGVLTFIIVSVFLSRLVKPLEKLSGFMDRFGKGEVSLTIAKGTDSSSNEVVRLTNGMSDMAGQLNGLVGDIRATSDDVYQQAQSVYQDAQSVYQDAQNSLQQSDEQQQRVEQVVTAVEEMATSAQSVAEQVESIASSVREADSNSQSGLDIVEQVRTDMAALNGLLEQSAIAIDSVAKDSDGIQDVTRMIDEIAEQTNLLALNAAIEAARAGEQGRGFAVVADEVRTLAHRTQTSVQEVVSIINKLQQSTSGAVALMNDSQSNANQVMERTAQAGEALQSIAEQVSDISGQSETIAATSEQQAMVSQEIAESVSDISKLNSDTRNVTAQSAESAKSLQTQSTELKQQVDFFH
- a CDS encoding peptidoglycan DD-metalloendopeptidase family protein, which gives rise to MPSYQSAEEQAEQSRFDSVPDFNYQIQKGDNLSAIFSRLGFNYNDLMKIMETDLNYLMLDTLKPGNTLMFWQGAQEGELSRMVLQFNIADSVSYSRLEDGSYEFKDISIPGEWRMQPVIGEIQGNFSISANKAGVGNNEIEHINTLLKDKINFARDLRAGDRFEIIQNRQFVGDELTGKKEIEAIRIHNRGKVVTAYLHTDGQYYDKNGNSLQRAFQRYPTSKRYRISSSFNPRRKHPVTGRVSPHNGTDFAVGIGTPVYATGDGKVILTKNHPYAGKYIVIQHGNTYKTRFLHLSKILVKKGQKVSRGQRIALSGNTGRSTGPHLHYEFIIKGRPVNAMTANIPMASSVPKKELDAFKTKIAMYNELLGKQETLLSLAN